Proteins co-encoded in one Halobacteriovoraceae bacterium genomic window:
- a CDS encoding DUF1257 domain-containing protein encodes MSHFTEVKTQIKNLEFFKKALKELGFDFVCDLDSLTIENFFGDKTSVELLIKTGTKYDIGLRLKEDNTYELVADWELLEKMKYDTKKVQETLLQKYSYITVKDSLEQQGYEVDEEVVDEEGNIELVVAQW; translated from the coding sequence ATGTCACATTTTACGGAAGTTAAAACGCAAATTAAAAACTTAGAGTTTTTTAAGAAGGCCTTAAAAGAGCTGGGTTTTGACTTTGTATGTGATCTCGATTCTCTTACAATCGAAAATTTTTTTGGAGATAAAACCTCAGTAGAACTTCTTATTAAAACCGGAACTAAATATGATATTGGACTCAGATTAAAAGAAGACAATACTTATGAACTGGTTGCCGATTGGGAACTCCTCGAAAAAATGAAATATGACACAAAAAAAGTTCAAGAAACTTTGCTACAAAAGTATTCATATATTACGGTTAAGGATTCTTTAGAACAACAGGGCTACGAAGTAGATGAAGAAGTTGTAGACGAAGAGGGAAATATCGAACTGGTGGTGGCACAATGGTAA
- a CDS encoding AAA family ATPase codes for MLETQKDIEILIRARYPMIFCVSFEEARVETMVSNIAHSRGGQFLVWTKTRGFYDPYSKKIEGITNPEKALQFIVEQKGKVCFLLKDFHPYMKDPTIIRKLRDLACDLKLCQKNVVFISPTLTVPHELSKELAVVEIPLPNRDEISQIFDKISVELGVSLGISADEKSNIIESALGLTQEEVENIFAKSLVKFGEIKIDEILQEKRQIVQKSGILDFIPTEGKFGQIGGLAYLKNWLATRKGGFSQAAKELNLPTPKGILIVGPPGCGKSLTALCTGAAWKMPLLRLDMGKVFSGLVGSSEQNLRQALLTAESVSPCILWIDEIEKGLSGASSGGGDGGTTVRVFGTFLTWMQEKKKPVFVLATANDVRSLPPELLRKGRFDELFYADLPEEKDRLDILNIHLSKRKWQIEDFNQEQFGQFSKEFSGAEIEQALIDARYNAYFEERELRMNDLSEALLKTTPIAITMKEKIEETRRWGKERAVDANCIESKKGEQPNVRQVELGG; via the coding sequence ATGTTAGAAACACAAAAAGACATAGAAATTCTTATAAGAGCAAGATATCCTATGATATTTTGCGTAAGCTTTGAAGAAGCTCGTGTTGAAACAATGGTTTCTAACATCGCTCATTCTCGTGGTGGACAATTTCTTGTTTGGACTAAAACAAGAGGGTTTTATGACCCCTATAGCAAAAAAATTGAAGGGATAACTAATCCCGAAAAAGCTCTCCAGTTTATTGTAGAGCAAAAAGGAAAAGTCTGCTTCCTATTAAAAGACTTCCACCCTTACATGAAAGATCCTACTATTATTAGAAAACTTAGAGATCTTGCATGTGACTTAAAACTATGTCAGAAAAATGTTGTATTTATTTCTCCAACTTTGACGGTTCCTCACGAACTTTCTAAGGAACTTGCGGTCGTAGAAATCCCTCTTCCCAATAGAGATGAAATCTCTCAAATTTTTGATAAAATCTCTGTTGAATTAGGTGTATCCCTTGGCATAAGTGCAGATGAAAAAAGCAATATCATCGAAAGTGCTTTGGGTCTTACACAAGAAGAAGTTGAAAATATTTTCGCCAAATCACTTGTGAAATTTGGTGAAATCAAAATCGATGAAATACTTCAAGAAAAACGCCAGATTGTTCAAAAATCAGGAATTCTTGATTTTATCCCAACTGAGGGTAAATTTGGACAAATTGGTGGGCTTGCCTATTTAAAAAATTGGTTGGCCACGAGAAAAGGTGGATTTTCTCAGGCCGCTAAAGAATTAAACCTTCCTACACCAAAGGGAATTTTAATCGTTGGTCCCCCTGGTTGTGGAAAATCTCTTACGGCCCTTTGTACTGGTGCTGCTTGGAAAATGCCACTTCTTAGACTTGATATGGGAAAAGTGTTTAGTGGACTCGTTGGCTCTAGTGAACAGAACTTAAGACAGGCCCTCTTAACAGCAGAAAGTGTCTCCCCATGTATCTTATGGATCGATGAAATTGAAAAAGGTCTATCTGGTGCTTCAAGTGGTGGCGGAGACGGTGGTACAACCGTTCGAGTTTTTGGTACTTTCTTAACTTGGATGCAAGAAAAGAAAAAACCTGTATTTGTTCTTGCTACGGCAAATGATGTGAGGTCTTTACCTCCTGAATTACTTAGAAAAGGCCGTTTCGATGAACTTTTCTATGCAGATCTACCAGAAGAAAAGGATAGACTTGATATTTTGAACATTCATCTCTCAAAAAGAAAATGGCAAATTGAAGATTTTAATCAAGAACAATTTGGCCAGTTCTCTAAAGAATTCAGTGGAGCTGAAATTGAACAAGCTCTTATCGATGCTAGATATAATGCTTATTTTGAAGAAAGAGAACTAAGAATGAATGATCTTTCTGAAGCATTATTAAAAACCACTCCAATTGCTATAACTATGAAAGAAAAAATTGAAGAAACTAGGCGATGGGGAAAAGAACGTGCAGTTGATGCAAACTGTATTGAAAGTAAAAAAGGTGAACAACCTAACGTAAGACAGGTTGAACTTGGAGGCTAA
- a CDS encoding DUF2997 domain-containing protein, protein MVKKVNIKIDKTGKVELDVQNAVGNECEKWTEMLENALGEVKQRELKDSYYEENTQSEEYSAD, encoded by the coding sequence ATGGTAAAAAAAGTAAATATTAAAATAGATAAAACTGGAAAAGTAGAGTTGGATGTCCAAAATGCCGTCGGTAATGAATGTGAGAAATGGACAGAGATGCTTGAGAATGCTCTTGGAGAAGTTAAGCAAAGAGAACTCAAAGATAGCTATTATGAAGAAAACACTCAGAGTGAGGAATATAGTGCAGACTAA
- a CDS encoding phage tail protein: MSDLLQTGNFEVTIDGMPAFRAISVDGIGIDITPNFQTPDEKTKEKVSKRGNVDYPGVTISREFTGNKDFFNWIKDCTTKNTEDLKKNISIVVKNESNEEVIRYNLQATWPTNYIAPKFAKRQSNATEGSIEASERIVLDVQSVELA, encoded by the coding sequence ATGAGTGATCTACTACAAACAGGTAATTTCGAAGTGACAATTGATGGTATGCCAGCATTTAGGGCGATTTCTGTAGATGGGATTGGAATTGACATTACTCCAAATTTCCAGACTCCGGACGAAAAGACTAAAGAGAAAGTCAGCAAAAGAGGAAATGTTGATTACCCAGGTGTAACAATCTCTAGAGAGTTCACTGGTAACAAAGATTTCTTCAATTGGATTAAGGACTGCACAACAAAAAATACGGAAGATTTAAAGAAAAACATTTCGATTGTTGTGAAAAATGAAAGCAATGAAGAGGTTATTAGATATAACTTGCAAGCTACATGGCCTACAAATTATATCGCACCTAAATTTGCAAAAAGACAAAGTAATGCAACTGAAGGAAGCATTGAAGCATCAGAAAGAATCGTTTTAGACGTTCAATCTGTTGAACTTGCTTAA
- a CDS encoding ATP-binding protein: MKRTEFSTFVKNLGLSDSLPKDVFDETMKISGFEARFKSLQQNLSLNNIESFYILLAFHIQFNDLLDEFIKFKGSSEKLGRLRFLFESITEQVAIKSIVYDYLRGIDITQSNLYFHISEIKPIHSFPIWNQGTIESFLNLTTLRESSLELLKDEFEFRNIFEIARILHEKNLRFFRVIAKVENINEYENLRCFTLITGNVLLLDEDKIIIDKEIIQTGGILILSKEYTKYIMPLVIESKVSGLELWEGFNQQFNLDLSNDEVSKLASIYPLSFKNIYHICLEASCGFGKVTKNEVLKLAKKYNNIDIEKYTRKVRPNYMFEDCVLPEKTKLRLHEIVMFISSQMKRKKLSHFASHERGLATVCVFKGSSGTGKTMAAEALANELGVDLYRVDLASVTSKYVGETQKNLGRIFKSAKGCGGIIFFDEGESLFSKRMNAKSSNDKYANLEVNYLLQELENFDGTVIISTNNADQIDPAFLRRITFDLTFPKPNEKAKLQIWKDHLKNNFGISADVDLKFLSEMTVTGGIIKNICNLALSKSILREEEVKMKDILYGIRLEFQKLQIELYEDDFNNKQWWKHVSPSWEKINSMKVLKEIEGVQ, from the coding sequence ATGAAAAGGACTGAATTTTCAACATTTGTTAAAAATCTTGGGCTTAGCGATTCTCTTCCCAAGGATGTATTTGATGAAACGATGAAAATTTCAGGGTTTGAAGCAAGGTTTAAATCCTTACAGCAAAATCTTTCATTAAATAATATTGAATCTTTTTATATTCTCTTAGCTTTTCACATCCAATTTAATGATCTTCTTGATGAATTTATCAAATTTAAAGGTTCATCCGAAAAACTGGGACGACTTAGATTTCTGTTTGAATCAATTACTGAACAAGTGGCAATTAAGTCGATTGTCTATGATTATCTAAGAGGCATAGATATTACTCAATCCAATTTATACTTTCATATTAGTGAAATAAAACCAATCCACTCATTTCCAATTTGGAACCAAGGAACAATTGAAAGCTTTTTGAACCTAACCACTCTTCGGGAGTCATCCTTAGAATTACTTAAAGATGAATTTGAGTTTAGAAATATTTTTGAAATTGCTCGAATCCTTCATGAGAAAAATTTGAGATTTTTCCGGGTAATTGCCAAGGTAGAAAATATCAATGAATATGAAAATTTGAGATGTTTTACTCTTATTACCGGAAATGTTCTATTACTAGATGAAGACAAAATAATTATTGATAAAGAGATCATTCAAACTGGTGGAATTCTAATTCTATCTAAAGAATACACTAAATATATCATGCCTCTAGTGATAGAGAGCAAAGTTTCAGGTCTTGAGTTATGGGAAGGATTTAACCAGCAATTTAATTTAGATTTATCAAATGATGAAGTTTCCAAGCTTGCTTCAATTTACCCTTTAAGTTTTAAAAACATCTACCATATTTGCCTAGAGGCCTCTTGTGGTTTTGGCAAAGTTACAAAAAATGAAGTTTTAAAACTTGCTAAAAAATACAATAATATTGATATCGAAAAATACACCAGAAAAGTCAGACCTAATTATATGTTTGAAGACTGTGTTCTTCCAGAAAAAACAAAATTGCGCCTCCATGAAATCGTTATGTTTATCTCCTCTCAAATGAAAAGAAAAAAGCTATCGCATTTTGCTAGTCATGAAAGAGGTCTCGCAACGGTTTGTGTTTTTAAGGGTTCAAGTGGAACTGGAAAAACCATGGCAGCTGAGGCCCTGGCAAATGAACTTGGAGTTGATCTGTACCGGGTTGATTTAGCGTCTGTCACGAGTAAATATGTTGGAGAGACACAAAAGAATTTGGGAAGAATCTTTAAAAGTGCCAAAGGTTGTGGGGGGATAATCTTTTTTGATGAGGGAGAGTCTCTTTTTTCAAAGAGGATGAATGCAAAGTCCAGTAATGATAAGTATGCAAATTTAGAAGTGAATTATCTACTCCAGGAGTTAGAGAACTTTGATGGGACAGTGATTATTTCAACAAATAACGCGGATCAAATAGATCCTGCCTTCCTAAGAAGAATAACTTTTGATTTAACTTTTCCAAAACCTAATGAAAAAGCAAAGTTACAGATTTGGAAAGATCATTTGAAGAATAATTTTGGGATTTCAGCAGATGTGGATTTGAAGTTTCTTTCAGAAATGACAGTTACCGGTGGAATTATTAAAAACATTTGTAATTTAGCGCTTTCTAAGTCTATATTGCGCGAAGAGGAAGTGAAGATGAAAGATATTCTCTATGGAATTCGACTTGAGTTTCAAAAGCTTCAAATCGAGCTTTATGAGGATGATTTTAATAATAAACAGTGGTGGAAGCATGTTTCGCCTAGTTGGGAGAAGATAAATTCGATGAAAGTTCTTAAAGAAATCGAAGGGGTGCAGTGA
- a CDS encoding VWA domain-containing protein, translated as MISDVFEKLSTRWAKAKLVFHKYNNREKLPPVAYKETPNSPEVGWLIDENGRVFALHKGRNYISFDGDDLIICKMRNPNTELYATADIKDCNAVINIDDKITDYCHGEKIELMNRFYQLRLITNRTFQTQVFLHSIAILLFAITFLNNTIVAQENSNNDEIIITSDLETKAVGDEDFSITYPIKGVSSLSKEKTLASLLVGVEKLNLNIKKMGPQQTEYVFLIDNSSSCERRKFEKPINNAILKFINKVSPESLISLTVFNKKINGENHFQNIFKGKKASGLKATSKFFSCEEQALSLSINQGIHSMAQTMDALAPQTKRHMIVISSGNAGPVRDLDADRVKDLYRSKNYNVSVFAYTPFLNEDLKRNVIENLRLEDESSILWKNSDDINIIDHIEFYWNFVVEMLLPINFEYGAYPLVINFTNTDKKYSLRTNLMISINPEVKFRKQLWFVSKILAAVLCIILLIYLVYRYYKPLIGQDKKSVLSRKWIGDLFAVKGNFPILIIKHPFYQTQVLTLENRQVLIGGGLKNNFRLAQTPNNQNIKIERRAPLTYELKPSLDTLVLLNGKLLKKETFLKIGDEIKIGHYVFKFLFAGSHS; from the coding sequence ATGATTAGTGATGTCTTCGAGAAATTATCCACCAGATGGGCCAAGGCAAAACTTGTATTTCATAAATACAATAACAGAGAAAAACTACCTCCAGTCGCCTATAAGGAAACACCCAATAGTCCTGAGGTTGGATGGCTTATTGATGAAAATGGACGAGTTTTCGCCCTTCATAAAGGAAGAAACTATATCTCCTTTGATGGTGATGATCTCATAATTTGCAAAATGAGAAATCCCAACACAGAACTCTATGCTACAGCAGATATTAAAGACTGTAATGCTGTCATAAATATAGATGATAAAATCACCGATTACTGCCATGGAGAAAAAATTGAATTGATGAACAGATTCTATCAACTTAGACTCATCACAAATAGAACTTTTCAGACACAAGTATTTCTTCACTCAATCGCAATATTACTTTTTGCTATTACCTTTTTAAATAACACAATTGTTGCCCAGGAAAATAGCAATAATGATGAAATTATTATTACCTCTGATCTTGAGACCAAAGCTGTCGGCGATGAAGACTTTTCAATAACTTATCCCATTAAAGGTGTTTCATCTCTATCCAAAGAAAAAACTTTAGCAAGCTTATTAGTGGGAGTTGAAAAGCTTAATTTAAATATTAAAAAAATGGGTCCACAACAAACTGAATACGTCTTTTTAATTGATAATAGTTCATCATGTGAGAGAAGAAAATTTGAAAAACCTATTAATAATGCAATCCTGAAATTTATTAATAAAGTATCTCCAGAATCACTAATCAGTTTAACAGTATTTAATAAGAAAATTAATGGGGAGAATCATTTTCAAAATATTTTTAAAGGAAAGAAAGCTTCAGGCCTCAAAGCGACTTCAAAATTCTTCTCATGTGAAGAACAAGCATTATCTTTGAGTATAAACCAAGGTATTCACTCAATGGCCCAGACCATGGATGCCCTTGCTCCTCAAACCAAAAGACACATGATTGTTATTTCTTCAGGAAACGCAGGGCCAGTGAGAGACCTTGACGCTGATCGGGTGAAAGATCTTTATAGATCAAAAAATTATAACGTTTCCGTCTTTGCCTATACTCCTTTTTTAAATGAAGATTTAAAACGAAACGTTATAGAAAATTTAAGATTAGAAGATGAATCTTCAATTCTTTGGAAAAATTCTGATGATATTAATATCATTGATCATATAGAGTTTTATTGGAACTTCGTGGTGGAAATGTTGCTTCCTATAAATTTCGAATATGGAGCTTATCCACTTGTTATTAATTTTACCAATACTGACAAAAAATACTCTCTACGAACTAATCTCATGATCTCAATCAACCCTGAAGTTAAATTCAGAAAACAGTTATGGTTTGTTTCAAAGATTCTCGCAGCAGTGTTATGTATAATTCTTTTAATTTATTTAGTTTACAGATACTATAAACCTTTAATCGGACAAGATAAAAAATCTGTCTTATCAAGAAAATGGATTGGAGACTTATTTGCTGTAAAAGGAAATTTTCCAATTCTTATTATTAAACATCCCTTTTATCAAACTCAAGTTTTAACTCTTGAAAACAGACAAGTATTGATTGGAGGCGGACTTAAAAATAACTTTCGTCTCGCTCAAACTCCAAATAATCAAAATATTAAAATTGAAAGAAGGGCACCATTAACTTATGAACTCAAACCTTCATTAGATACTTTAGTCTTATTAAATGGAAAATTACTGAAAAAAGAAACATTTCTCAAAATTGGGGATGAAATCAAAATAGGGCATTACGTGTTTAAATTTTTATTTGCCGGGAGTCATTCATGA
- a CDS encoding GPW/gp25 family protein, which translates to MNCKYLGLGRLDSNTQKMLAPLEEINLEDDIRQNIYHCLITEKGERALRPEYGCEISKYFYQLNKSGMARNMCSEIKNSLTKNEPRITVNSVDYANDEISQKRVMINYTINELNSSSTFEFPLVVLS; encoded by the coding sequence ATGAACTGTAAATACTTAGGTTTAGGTCGATTAGATTCCAATACCCAAAAGATGCTTGCACCTTTGGAAGAAATCAATTTAGAAGATGATATTAGACAAAATATTTACCACTGCCTTATCACTGAAAAAGGTGAAAGAGCACTCAGACCAGAATATGGCTGTGAAATTTCAAAATATTTTTATCAGCTAAATAAATCCGGAATGGCCAGAAATATGTGTAGTGAAATTAAAAACTCACTTACTAAAAATGAACCTAGAATTACTGTTAATAGTGTTGATTACGCAAATGATGAAATCTCCCAAAAAAGAGTAATGATCAATTATACAATTAATGAACTCAATAGTTCTAGTACGTTTGAGTTTCCTTTGGTGGTGTTATCATGA
- a CDS encoding pentapeptide repeat-containing protein: MKEFTAHQDIFLEEFIQVNAPTLSNVSMNELEIDFKKYGPLRFENSKFNKVLFSWFTGNSTFSFVDITNSNLDDSRMESTVFENTNILNSSFRKNLMNKCIFRQSVLENCDFRNTEASFSEFTNCKLQFIDLSYCEFRSCFFKIEDFSATLSNTNFIGCTFLRVPFTKLDLDVCKFENCIFIDCELDAYQVKRLNMNNMFIKKWSVSRKINTENISEKQEIASIPNKTIETPIKPVEPKAPSMPSKPIQPTRFDALEFEGMGDEL, from the coding sequence ATGAAAGAATTTACTGCACATCAAGATATTTTTTTAGAAGAATTTATTCAAGTAAATGCCCCGACTCTTTCCAATGTTTCAATGAATGAGCTTGAAATTGATTTTAAAAAATATGGGCCGCTTCGATTTGAGAATTCAAAATTTAACAAAGTTTTATTTTCTTGGTTTACAGGGAATTCAACTTTTTCTTTTGTTGATATAACGAACTCTAATCTCGATGATAGTAGAATGGAGTCAACGGTATTTGAAAATACCAATATTTTAAATAGTTCATTTAGAAAAAATTTAATGAATAAGTGTATCTTTCGTCAGAGCGTCTTAGAGAACTGTGATTTTAGAAACACTGAGGCCTCTTTTAGTGAATTTACAAACTGTAAACTTCAGTTCATTGATTTATCCTACTGTGAATTTAGATCTTGTTTTTTCAAAATTGAAGATTTTTCTGCAACGCTATCCAATACAAACTTCATTGGTTGTACTTTTCTAAGAGTGCCTTTTACCAAATTGGATCTTGACGTTTGCAAATTTGAAAATTGTATATTTATCGATTGTGAATTAGACGCCTATCAAGTTAAAAGATTAAACATGAATAATATGTTTATAAAAAAATGGTCGGTTTCAAGAAAAATAAATACTGAAAATATCTCAGAAAAACAAGAAATTGCCAGTATTCCAAACAAAACAATTGAAACACCCATCAAACCAGTTGAACCCAAAGCTCCTAGTATGCCATCAAAACCTATTCAACCAACAAGGTTTGATGCACTAGAATTTGAAGGGATGGGCGATGAACTGTAA
- a CDS encoding baseplate J/gp47 family protein — MKTPNIQLASKYHDKINKKLSEIYPDWDFTSAGNPISILSEAIALSCAEIENEIHQIPNEVVNQLPLLFGLNCRKAKPAKGIVKIIPKNLLKDQEHTLLDVHTEFKSVDNITFRSTDPVTICDHGEIYLRNQNGSCLIGLEKFPGRVNINLFVELENPLNFGQVRFNNIIKNEKRFISSECCTKGYSKSGYFKLYTSATFIEKSEIDGVNAFWLEMEWNNYSEILPVRRVIPNVVEVENIKTLKKICLGPGTARPHQEFTLPSEQVFNEFTLKIYNGEFDITETWHCVESFFLSNENSSHFTFDTAKGVIKFGDGVRGRLCPVGFDNVVIESLELTNGSAANLDISAPIHLEKQKNLIDRVEFVDAPTGGTNYSDSEKLYSQFSGLLKNKDRAITLDDFINISMTSSPRIGKVYCQSGKHNIVNVYPLIKAEYSKNSKELDYLPIDSDIYTLKEYLEDRVLIGTRVNVEKLSLKELLFQATIYLKQINKQEIQDIRNKIREYFSVYSEQGLKVAPGINIDIDHLTKYIMDIENVFFVKDIFLIDNRSGVSKKIHKLNLNELPSLKLDVHFEEGNYVN; from the coding sequence ATGAAAACACCTAATATTCAGCTTGCTTCAAAGTATCATGATAAAATTAATAAAAAACTGAGTGAAATCTATCCAGATTGGGATTTTACAAGTGCCGGAAACCCGATCAGTATTCTTTCTGAGGCCATCGCTTTAAGCTGTGCGGAAATTGAAAACGAAATACACCAAATTCCAAATGAGGTCGTTAACCAACTTCCTCTCTTGTTTGGTCTCAACTGCAGAAAGGCAAAACCGGCCAAGGGAATAGTAAAAATTATTCCTAAAAATTTACTCAAAGATCAAGAACATACACTTTTAGATGTGCATACTGAGTTTAAATCTGTTGATAATATTACTTTTCGCTCAACTGACCCTGTTACAATTTGTGATCATGGAGAAATCTACTTAAGAAATCAAAATGGTTCATGCCTTATAGGACTTGAAAAATTTCCGGGCAGAGTAAATATTAATCTCTTTGTTGAACTTGAAAATCCACTCAATTTTGGACAAGTTAGATTTAATAATATTATAAAAAATGAAAAACGCTTTATTAGTAGTGAATGTTGTACAAAAGGATATTCTAAATCTGGATATTTTAAATTGTATACCTCAGCAACTTTCATTGAAAAATCTGAAATAGATGGCGTGAATGCCTTTTGGCTTGAAATGGAGTGGAATAATTATTCTGAAATTCTTCCCGTTCGAAGAGTCATTCCAAATGTCGTAGAAGTTGAAAATATAAAGACTTTGAAAAAAATATGTCTTGGCCCTGGTACAGCTAGACCACATCAAGAATTCACCTTGCCTAGTGAACAGGTCTTTAACGAGTTTACTTTAAAAATATACAACGGCGAATTTGATATCACTGAAACCTGGCATTGTGTAGAAAGTTTTTTCTTATCTAACGAAAACTCTTCTCATTTTACATTTGATACTGCCAAAGGGGTTATCAAATTTGGAGATGGAGTAAGAGGAAGATTATGTCCAGTTGGGTTTGATAATGTTGTAATCGAATCACTTGAATTGACTAATGGCTCTGCCGCCAATTTAGACATCTCTGCACCAATCCACTTAGAAAAGCAAAAAAACCTCATTGATCGTGTCGAATTTGTAGATGCCCCTACCGGTGGTACAAATTATTCTGATAGTGAAAAGCTATATTCTCAGTTTTCAGGACTGCTTAAAAATAAAGATAGGGCCATCACTCTTGATGACTTTATTAATATTTCAATGACTTCTTCTCCAAGAATAGGCAAAGTCTATTGCCAAAGTGGCAAACATAATATCGTAAATGTTTATCCTTTGATAAAAGCTGAATACAGTAAAAACAGTAAAGAACTTGATTATCTACCCATCGATAGTGATATTTATACGTTAAAAGAATATTTAGAAGACAGGGTACTTATCGGAACAAGAGTAAATGTTGAAAAACTTTCACTCAAAGAGTTATTGTTTCAGGCCACAATTTATCTTAAACAAATCAATAAACAAGAAATTCAAGATATTAGAAATAAAATCAGAGAGTATTTTAGCGTCTATAGTGAGCAAGGACTAAAAGTCGCTCCAGGTATAAACATCGATATCGATCACCTCACAAAGTATATTATGGATATTGAAAATGTGTTTTTTGTGAAAGATATCTTTCTCATAGATAATCGATCTGGAGTATCAAAGAAAATTCACAAACTAAATTTAAACGAACTACCTAGTTTAAAGCTAGATGTACATTTTGAGGAGGGAAATTATGTCAACTAA
- a CDS encoding phage tail sheath family protein gives MKGSSVCAFIGQSAKGPVSESLMVTSWAQYEKVFGDFADSEYLAHAVYGFFANGGSRAYICNVGAKTEGQTDNDLTALLMGEDKGPAHRTGLNVFNSIKDISLVCAPGITSKECQNIILDHCDKLGDRFAILDCEEELSSGLDQMYRPKSSNNGACYFPWLEVYDPKKKQNVSQPPSGFVAGLYSRVDSERGIFKAPANEVLRGVNGLKYSLVREEQAVVNPRGINVIRDFGDKGIRVYGARTLSDDAEWRYINIRRLFLNVRETLQDGTEWAVFEPNDASLWGNLKRNISAFLKTLWTNGALVGDSPEEAFYVICDKSNNPEESIATGNLNIDIGIAPVKPAEFVNINIQQKVEEE, from the coding sequence ATGAAAGGAAGTTCTGTTTGTGCTTTCATTGGACAATCAGCAAAAGGGCCCGTAAGTGAATCTTTAATGGTTACAAGCTGGGCACAATACGAAAAAGTATTTGGGGATTTTGCTGACTCAGAATACCTCGCTCATGCGGTTTATGGCTTTTTTGCCAACGGTGGTTCAAGGGCGTATATATGCAATGTTGGTGCAAAAACTGAAGGTCAAACAGACAACGATCTTACTGCTTTATTGATGGGAGAGGACAAAGGTCCGGCCCACAGAACTGGGTTAAATGTTTTCAATAGTATCAAGGATATTAGCCTTGTCTGTGCTCCTGGTATAACTAGTAAAGAATGTCAGAATATTATTTTAGATCATTGTGATAAACTCGGTGACCGTTTTGCTATTCTTGACTGTGAAGAGGAATTAAGTAGCGGACTTGATCAAATGTACCGACCAAAATCTTCTAACAATGGAGCATGTTATTTCCCATGGTTAGAAGTTTATGATCCAAAGAAAAAACAAAATGTTTCTCAACCTCCAAGTGGTTTTGTTGCAGGACTGTACTCAAGAGTTGATAGTGAAAGAGGAATCTTTAAAGCTCCTGCGAATGAAGTTCTTAGAGGTGTTAATGGCCTTAAATATAGCCTTGTTCGTGAAGAACAAGCTGTTGTAAATCCAAGAGGTATCAATGTCATCAGAGACTTTGGTGACAAAGGTATCAGAGTGTACGGAGCGAGAACACTTTCTGATGATGCTGAATGGAGATATATCAACATTCGACGACTTTTCTTAAATGTTCGTGAAACATTACAGGATGGAACAGAATGGGCCGTATTTGAGCCAAACGATGCTAGTTTATGGGGTAATTTGAAAAGAAATATTTCTGCGTTTCTTAAGACTTTATGGACAAATGGTGCTCTTGTTGGGGATTCTCCAGAAGAAGCTTTCTATGTTATTTGTGATAAATCAAATAACCCAGAAGAGTCTATTGCAACAGGAAACCTAAATATTGATATCGGTATCGCACCTGTAAAACCAGCTGAATTTGTAAATATAAATATTCAACAAAAAGTTGAAGAAGAATAA